One region of Pyramidobacter sp. YE332 genomic DNA includes:
- a CDS encoding SufD family Fe-S cluster assembly protein, protein MDSMEMKVNRLPAPTWNWLRMNGTETAARVGGEGAFAAEVPAGVADETLPAPSLRCASGMGPDVERLVEEAALPVRRYAAAGKVDEALRFSFDYADGAAAFNAVELETGEGGELTAVMDFRSAPGAAGFAGAQTKMALGRNSLLRLVQIQRLGGGLTFFNDVGARCADGARVELIQLALGGGNVFMGAQCALEGRRSALKADVGYLLRGTERLDMNYTALHEGRRTQSEINASGVLREKAFKLFRGTIDFRRGAAQASGDEKEDVLLLDDGVVNRTIPLILCGEDDVTGNHGATIGRLDDRLLFYLESRGLPRDDAYEMMARARVAAVAAKIPDETTRRGVERWLNGGTNDE, encoded by the coding sequence ATGGATTCGATGGAGATGAAGGTCAATCGCCTGCCCGCGCCGACGTGGAACTGGCTGCGCATGAACGGGACGGAAACGGCTGCGCGGGTCGGCGGCGAGGGAGCTTTTGCCGCCGAAGTCCCCGCGGGCGTCGCGGATGAAACGCTGCCCGCGCCGTCGCTGCGCTGCGCGTCCGGCATGGGGCCGGACGTGGAGCGGTTGGTGGAGGAGGCGGCGCTGCCGGTCCGCAGATACGCGGCCGCTGGAAAAGTGGACGAAGCGCTGCGTTTCAGCTTTGATTATGCGGACGGCGCGGCAGCGTTCAACGCCGTGGAGCTGGAGACGGGCGAAGGCGGCGAGCTGACGGCGGTCATGGATTTCCGTTCGGCCCCCGGCGCGGCGGGGTTCGCCGGCGCGCAGACGAAGATGGCGCTGGGGCGGAACTCGCTGCTGCGTCTGGTGCAGATCCAACGGCTTGGCGGCGGGCTGACGTTTTTCAACGACGTGGGCGCGCGGTGCGCCGACGGCGCGCGGGTGGAGCTGATCCAGCTGGCGCTGGGCGGCGGGAACGTCTTCATGGGCGCGCAGTGTGCCCTCGAAGGGCGACGCAGCGCGCTGAAGGCCGACGTCGGCTATCTGTTGCGCGGAACCGAACGGCTCGACATGAACTACACGGCGCTGCACGAAGGACGCCGCACGCAAAGCGAGATCAACGCTTCCGGCGTGCTGCGGGAGAAGGCTTTCAAACTGTTCCGCGGTACGATCGACTTTCGCCGCGGCGCCGCGCAGGCGTCGGGCGACGAAAAAGAGGACGTGCTGCTGCTGGACGACGGCGTCGTCAACCGGACGATCCCGCTGATCCTCTGCGGCGAAGACGACGTGACGGGCAATCACGGCGCCACGATCGGACGCCTCGACGACCGGCTGCTGTTTTATCTTGAGTCGCGCGGGCTGCCCCGCGACGACGCGTACGAGATGATGGCCCGCGCGCGCGTCGCCGCCGTGGCCGCGAAAATTCCCGACGAAACGACGCGGCGCGGCGTGGAACGCTGGTTGAACGGAGGAACGAACGATGAATGA
- the sufB gene encoding Fe-S cluster assembly protein SufB has protein sequence MKEKTYVEDLDRSRYDFRFDGKDAYKVEEGLTTEIVARISAEKNDPPWMREFRLNALKVYGELPLPDWGPPLDGLNMENIVTYVRPDTERMHASWDDVPADIKTTFERLGIPQAERQSLAGVGAQYDSELVYHNVKAEVAAQGVVYTDLESALRGPYAEMIREHFMKLVPPRDHKFAALHGAVWSGGSFVYVPPRVKVEIPLQSYFRLNAPGAGQFEHTLIILDEGADLHFIEGCSAPKYNVANLHAGCVELFVGKNARLRYSTIENWSKNMYNLNTKRAVVEEGGIMEWVSGSFGSHVSYLYPMTILNGDGARMEFTGITFAGRGQNLDTGMKVVHAAPSTSSYVATRSISKDGGVGTFRSAVVVNAAAKRAKSSVSCQSLMLDAISRSDTIPAVDVRTPDADVGHEAKIGRISDEAVFYLMSRGIPEDEARAMIVSGFADNVSKELPLEYAVEMNNLIRLEMKGSIG, from the coding sequence ATGAAAGAAAAGACGTACGTCGAAGACCTGGACCGCAGCCGCTACGACTTCCGTTTCGACGGCAAGGACGCCTACAAAGTCGAAGAGGGGCTGACGACGGAGATCGTCGCCCGGATCTCCGCGGAAAAAAACGATCCGCCGTGGATGCGCGAGTTTCGCCTGAACGCGCTGAAAGTTTACGGCGAGCTGCCGCTCCCCGACTGGGGGCCGCCGCTCGACGGGCTGAACATGGAAAACATCGTCACCTACGTGCGCCCCGATACGGAGCGCATGCACGCGAGTTGGGACGACGTGCCGGCGGACATCAAAACTACGTTCGAGCGCCTCGGCATCCCGCAGGCGGAGCGGCAGTCGCTGGCCGGCGTCGGCGCGCAGTACGATTCCGAGCTGGTCTATCACAACGTCAAGGCCGAAGTGGCGGCGCAGGGCGTGGTCTATACCGATCTGGAGAGCGCGCTGCGCGGCCCGTACGCGGAGATGATCCGGGAGCATTTCATGAAGCTGGTGCCGCCGCGCGACCACAAGTTCGCGGCGCTGCACGGCGCGGTCTGGTCGGGCGGCTCCTTCGTCTACGTGCCGCCGCGCGTGAAGGTGGAGATTCCGCTGCAGTCGTATTTCCGCCTCAACGCGCCCGGCGCGGGACAGTTCGAGCACACGCTGATCATCCTCGACGAAGGAGCCGACCTGCACTTCATCGAAGGCTGCTCGGCGCCCAAGTACAACGTGGCCAACCTGCACGCCGGCTGCGTAGAGCTGTTCGTGGGCAAAAACGCGCGGCTGCGCTATTCCACGATCGAGAACTGGTCGAAGAACATGTACAACCTCAACACCAAGCGCGCCGTCGTCGAGGAGGGCGGAATCATGGAATGGGTGTCGGGATCGTTCGGCTCGCACGTCTCGTATCTCTATCCGATGACGATCCTGAACGGAGACGGCGCGCGCATGGAGTTCACCGGCATCACCTTCGCCGGGCGCGGGCAGAATCTCGACACGGGCATGAAGGTCGTGCACGCCGCGCCCTCGACGTCGTCGTACGTCGCCACACGCTCGATCTCCAAGGACGGCGGCGTCGGCACCTTCCGCAGCGCCGTGGTCGTGAACGCCGCAGCGAAGCGCGCCAAGTCGTCGGTCTCGTGCCAGTCGCTGATGCTCGACGCGATCAGCCGCAGCGACACGATCCCCGCTGTGGACGTCCGCACGCCGGATGCCGACGTCGGTCACGAAGCCAAGATCGGCCGCATCAGCGACGAAGCGGTGTTCTACCTGATGTCGCGCGGCATCCCCGAGGACGAGGCGCGCGCCATGATCGTCAGCGGTTTCGCCGACAACGTCTCCAAGGAGCTGCCGCTGGAATACGCGGTGGAAATGAACAATCTGATCCGCCTGGAAATGAAGGGCAGCATCGGCTAG
- the sufC gene encoding Fe-S cluster assembly ATPase SufC, with protein sequence MTIRDQWGSSMLKELLKVDRLTVRVEDREILRGVGLTVNAGETHVLMGPNGAGKSTLGYALMGDPRYAVGAGKIFFAGRDVTETSAAQRAKAGMFLSFQAPLEVPGLALSGFLRTALEQRTGERVKFGAFRKDLAKAMEVLHMDPSYADRDLNVGFSGGEKKKAEILQLLMLKPSFAILDETDSGLDVDAVHVVSAGIREYQKDENAALMIITHNARILESLRVDAAHVLARGRLVASGGAELVDEIGARGFERFLGR encoded by the coding sequence ATGACAATCCGAGATCAATGGGGGAGTTCCATGTTGAAAGAACTGTTGAAAGTCGATCGCCTGACCGTGCGCGTGGAGGACCGGGAGATCCTTCGCGGCGTCGGCCTGACGGTGAACGCCGGCGAGACACACGTCCTCATGGGGCCGAACGGGGCCGGCAAGTCGACCTTGGGGTACGCGCTGATGGGCGATCCGCGCTATGCGGTCGGCGCGGGGAAAATTTTTTTCGCCGGCCGGGACGTGACCGAAACATCCGCGGCGCAGCGCGCCAAAGCGGGGATGTTTTTGTCGTTTCAGGCGCCGCTGGAAGTGCCCGGGCTGGCGCTGAGCGGTTTTCTCCGCACGGCGCTGGAGCAGCGCACGGGCGAGCGCGTCAAATTTGGAGCTTTCCGCAAGGATCTGGCGAAGGCGATGGAAGTCCTGCACATGGATCCGTCTTACGCCGACCGCGATCTGAACGTCGGTTTTTCCGGCGGCGAGAAGAAGAAAGCGGAGATCCTTCAGCTGCTCATGCTCAAGCCGTCCTTCGCCATCCTCGACGAGACGGATTCGGGGCTCGACGTCGACGCGGTGCACGTTGTTTCCGCCGGCATCCGCGAATATCAGAAGGACGAAAACGCGGCGCTGATGATCATCACGCACAACGCGCGCATCCTCGAGTCGCTGCGCGTCGACGCCGCGCACGTGCTCGCTCGGGGGCGGCTCGTCGCTTCCGGCGGCGCGGAGCTGGTCGACGAGATCGGCGCGCGCGGTTTCGAACGCTTTCTCGGCAGGTGA
- a CDS encoding amino acid ABC transporter ATP-binding protein: MTNAAVPLIQVKNLRKSYEDGATILKGVSIDIEEGDLVSIIGPSGCGKSTFLRCLNCLEYIDSGTISIAGVTVSRSTEDEEKDRDFDKKFLDACHKMRQEVGMVFQSFNLFPHKTVLENIMLAPMVVKHVKEEDAKKQGLELLDKVGLSDFVDKYPVTMSGGQTQRAAIARALAMQPKVMLYDEPTSALDPELVGEVLQVMKDLDRDGMTQVVVTHQMNFARDASDYIVFMYDGEIVEKEDGDVLFTQPKDPRTQNFLRHLNGVSY, from the coding sequence TTGACCAACGCGGCTGTACCGTTGATCCAGGTGAAAAACCTGCGCAAGAGTTACGAAGACGGAGCGACCATTTTAAAGGGAGTCTCCATCGACATTGAAGAAGGGGACCTTGTTTCCATCATCGGCCCCTCGGGCTGTGGCAAATCCACCTTTCTCAGGTGTTTGAACTGCCTCGAATACATCGATTCCGGCACGATTTCCATAGCCGGCGTAACGGTCAGCCGTTCCACTGAGGACGAAGAGAAAGACCGGGATTTCGACAAGAAGTTCCTCGACGCCTGCCACAAGATGCGTCAGGAAGTCGGAATGGTTTTTCAGAGTTTCAATCTCTTCCCGCACAAAACCGTTCTTGAAAACATCATGCTGGCCCCGATGGTGGTCAAGCATGTCAAAGAAGAGGACGCCAAAAAACAGGGCCTTGAACTGCTCGACAAAGTCGGCCTGTCCGATTTTGTCGACAAGTATCCCGTCACCATGTCGGGCGGGCAGACCCAGCGCGCCGCGATCGCCCGCGCGCTGGCCATGCAGCCCAAGGTGATGCTGTACGACGAGCCGACTTCGGCGCTCGATCCGGAGCTGGTCGGAGAAGTCCTTCAAGTCATGAAGGATCTGGACCGCGACGGCATGACCCAGGTCGTGGTCACCCATCAGATGAACTTCGCCCGCGACGCCTCGGACTACATCGTCTTCATGTACGACGGCGAAATCGTCGAGAAAGAAGACGGCGACGTCCTCTTCACCCAGCCCAAGGATCCCCGCACGCAGAACTTTCTGCGCCATCTCAACGGAGTGAGCTACTGA
- a CDS encoding ABC transporter substrate-binding protein/permease — MKRLRTLLCALLALLAIVSPALTADQPILRWGGDSEGNVPYMFMDPRDDKIMIGFEIDIVNALAERMGMTPQFVHNGWDNLIPGLNLGLYDIALSGLEITPEHKEEVDFSLPYYKTFLQLVVQRGNPVRINSLEDCVGKRVGTLKQSYAFFTLADAGVDEIRTYDNEINAYQDMAHDRLDAVLMDSPIAIFYAGFNTDLEFVGEPIGEISYGIPVRKGETELLAKLNAALVSIRDDGTLRGIYDRWNMWTPVMAKFFNDDSPARFGPDKFNVWAEYQRQGMTLKQRFERYVGFLPTFGKAAVVTLEVSVCAMSLAIVLGLLLAITRLFAPKLLSRLATAYIEVVRGTPVLIQLFFIFYGLPNIGIKLSPFMAGVIGLGMNYAAYEAENYRAGLMAVPRAQMEGALALGMDKRQALRYVVIPQAVRVSLPPVTNDFISLLKDSSLVSMITLIDLTKAYGQLANTYYDYFGIGIMVAVIYFLLGLPFVRLARYTERRLAVAIRGNRSGKHGRDATLRPASYHN; from the coding sequence ATGAAACGGCTGCGTACTCTTCTCTGCGCCCTGCTGGCGCTGCTGGCCATCGTCTCTCCGGCCCTGACGGCGGATCAGCCGATTCTGAGGTGGGGCGGCGATTCCGAGGGCAACGTGCCGTACATGTTCATGGATCCCCGCGACGACAAGATCATGATCGGCTTCGAGATCGACATCGTCAACGCTCTGGCCGAACGCATGGGGATGACGCCTCAGTTCGTCCACAACGGCTGGGACAATCTGATCCCCGGCCTCAACCTCGGGCTGTACGACATCGCCCTGAGCGGCCTGGAGATCACGCCGGAGCACAAAGAAGAAGTCGATTTTTCGCTTCCTTATTACAAAACGTTCCTGCAGCTGGTCGTTCAGAGGGGCAATCCCGTCCGCATCAATTCGCTGGAGGACTGCGTAGGCAAACGCGTCGGCACGCTGAAACAATCCTACGCTTTCTTCACGCTGGCCGATGCCGGCGTGGATGAGATCCGCACCTACGACAACGAGATCAACGCCTATCAGGACATGGCCCATGACCGTCTCGACGCGGTGCTGATGGATTCGCCGATCGCCATCTTCTACGCCGGTTTCAACACGGATCTGGAGTTCGTCGGCGAGCCGATCGGCGAGATCAGTTACGGCATTCCCGTGCGCAAGGGCGAGACCGAGCTGCTGGCCAAACTGAACGCAGCGCTGGTTTCCATCCGCGACGACGGCACGCTGCGCGGCATTTACGACCGCTGGAACATGTGGACGCCCGTCATGGCAAAATTCTTCAACGACGATTCGCCGGCCCGCTTCGGCCCCGACAAATTCAATGTCTGGGCGGAGTATCAGCGGCAGGGCATGACGCTGAAACAGCGCTTCGAACGCTACGTGGGTTTTCTGCCCACGTTCGGCAAGGCCGCCGTCGTCACGCTGGAAGTTTCGGTCTGCGCGATGAGCCTGGCCATCGTGCTGGGGCTGCTGCTGGCGATCACGCGCCTTTTCGCGCCCAAACTCCTCTCCCGTCTGGCGACGGCCTACATCGAGGTAGTGCGCGGCACGCCGGTGCTGATCCAGCTGTTTTTCATCTTCTACGGTCTGCCCAACATCGGCATCAAACTGTCGCCGTTCATGGCCGGCGTGATCGGCCTGGGCATGAACTACGCCGCTTATGAGGCCGAAAACTACCGCGCCGGATTGATGGCAGTGCCGCGCGCTCAAATGGAAGGGGCCCTCGCCTTGGGCATGGACAAACGCCAGGCGCTGCGCTACGTGGTCATCCCCCAGGCCGTGCGCGTCTCGCTGCCGCCGGTGACCAACGATTTCATCTCGCTGCTCAAAGATTCGTCGCTGGTCTCCATGATCACGCTGATCGACCTGACCAAGGCTTATGGTCAATTGGCGAACACTTATTACGATTATTTCGGCATCGGCATCATGGTCGCCGTGATCTACTTCCTGTTGGGGCTGCCCTTTGTGCGTCTGGCCCGCTACACCGAACGCCGCCTCGCCGTGGCCATCCGCGGCAACCGCTCTGGAAAGCATGGCCGCGACGCGACGCTGCGCCCCGCGAGCTATCACAATTAA
- a CDS encoding ABC transporter substrate-binding protein/permease, translating into MRIKPKIGVIVFATLLSASCSFAAEFMPDTVLRWGGNSEGGVPFILYDPSEPEKLTGFETEIAEALAAEMGLKPQFVQNVWDILIPGMQRGLYDIAINGIEVTPERQEMINFSIPYYVTYLQMVVPKGNPAGVSNLENARGHTIGTLRGSYAYETLAKAGIADIRSYENEATAYQDMQNGRLDAVVMDAPMSIYYSQFNPMFEFVGEPIGRMEYAMTIRKGEEAFLKRVNEAIVTLRDDGTLRRIYDRWNLWNPLMAEYFNDDRPALERPVMYEHWADIQRGARSWPERIKRYVGFLPSFGRAAVVTLEVSVASMALALAVGLFIAVCRLFGPLPLRAFATCYTEFIRGTPVMIQLFFIFYGLPNVGVQLSPFVAGTLALGLNYAAYESENYRAGLEAVPRAQMEGALALGMTKREALRHVILPQAIRVSLLPMTNDFIALLKDSSLVSIITLVDLTRTYGQLATVNYDYFGTGFIVAVIYLLIGTPFVRIARKLEKKLNVSLRGRRVFAVHRAANYNE; encoded by the coding sequence ATGAGAATCAAGCCGAAGATAGGCGTCATCGTGTTTGCGACGCTGCTTTCCGCTTCATGCTCTTTCGCCGCCGAGTTCATGCCCGACACAGTGTTGAGATGGGGCGGCAACTCCGAGGGCGGAGTGCCCTTTATCCTGTACGACCCTTCCGAGCCCGAAAAACTGACGGGCTTCGAAACCGAAATCGCCGAGGCGCTGGCGGCTGAAATGGGATTGAAACCCCAGTTCGTGCAGAACGTCTGGGACATCCTCATCCCCGGCATGCAGCGCGGTCTTTACGATATCGCCATCAACGGCATCGAGGTGACGCCGGAGCGGCAGGAGATGATCAACTTTTCCATTCCCTACTACGTCACCTACCTGCAGATGGTCGTCCCCAAGGGCAATCCCGCCGGCGTCAGCAACCTCGAAAACGCGCGCGGCCACACGATCGGTACGCTGCGCGGCTCTTATGCCTACGAGACGCTGGCCAAGGCCGGCATCGCCGACATCCGCAGCTACGAAAATGAAGCCACGGCGTACCAGGACATGCAGAACGGGCGCCTTGACGCCGTCGTCATGGACGCGCCCATGTCGATCTATTATTCGCAATTCAATCCCATGTTCGAGTTTGTGGGCGAACCGATCGGCCGCATGGAATACGCCATGACGATCCGCAAGGGAGAAGAGGCGTTTTTAAAGCGCGTCAACGAGGCGATCGTGACGCTGCGCGACGACGGCACGCTGCGCCGCATCTACGACCGCTGGAACCTTTGGAACCCGCTCATGGCGGAATACTTCAACGACGACCGTCCGGCGCTCGAGAGACCCGTCATGTACGAGCATTGGGCGGATATCCAGCGCGGCGCGCGCAGCTGGCCGGAACGGATCAAACGCTACGTCGGCTTTTTGCCGTCGTTCGGACGCGCCGCCGTCGTGACGCTGGAGGTTTCCGTCGCTTCGATGGCTTTGGCGCTGGCCGTCGGCCTCTTCATCGCCGTCTGCCGCCTCTTCGGCCCGCTGCCGCTGCGGGCGTTCGCCACCTGTTACACGGAATTTATCCGTGGAACGCCGGTGATGATCCAGCTGTTTTTCATCTTCTACGGACTGCCCAACGTCGGCGTGCAGCTCTCGCCCTTCGTGGCCGGAACACTGGCGCTGGGGCTGAACTACGCCGCCTACGAGTCGGAGAACTACCGCGCCGGGCTGGAAGCGGTGCCGCGCGCCCAGATGGAAGGCGCGCTGGCGCTCGGCATGACCAAACGAGAAGCGCTGCGCCACGTGATCCTGCCCCAGGCGATCCGCGTTTCCCTGCTGCCGATGACCAACGACTTCATCGCCCTGCTCAAGGACTCCTCGCTGGTTTCCATCATCACGCTCGTCGATTTGACTCGCACCTACGGGCAGCTGGCCACGGTCAACTACGACTACTTCGGCACGGGGTTCATCGTCGCGGTCATCTATCTGCTGATCGGCACGCCTTTCGTGCGCATCGCGCGCAAGCTGGAAAAGAAGCTCAACGTCTCCCTGCGCGGGCGCCGCGTCTTCGCCGTCCACCGCGCGGCGAATTACAACGAGTGA
- a CDS encoding LysR family transcriptional regulator, protein MDFKELETFVSIVEKGSISAAAAALGVSQPAVSKRVARIEAEMGASMFANGHKHSTLTSEGAVLYKAALKMLDTRKKARIQIAEISQELYGTVRISASSIPGDFILPEILVEFMEKHPGVSVQVTQGDSQSALEDLSDKKADLAVIGSDRSLPGFTSLPFYHDELVLIVNHNHPLAARKYIPMEEIGGLKLVGRTSGSGSRQTWERIYKSRTGTFKEPELQFGHTMGVVNAVANGAEAGIVSRFAAQTSPAVAVLTFKPAVYRAFHLVYGLCETKAVEVLISFLIQKAEQQQLSQPQ, encoded by the coding sequence ATGGATTTCAAGGAGTTGGAGACGTTCGTTTCCATCGTGGAAAAGGGAAGCATATCCGCCGCTGCCGCTGCTCTGGGAGTCTCGCAGCCGGCGGTGAGCAAACGCGTGGCCCGCATCGAAGCGGAAATGGGCGCTTCCATGTTCGCCAACGGCCATAAACATTCTACGCTCACGTCGGAAGGCGCGGTGCTCTACAAAGCGGCGCTGAAGATGCTGGATACCCGCAAGAAAGCGCGGATCCAGATCGCCGAGATCTCTCAGGAACTTTACGGCACGGTGCGCATCAGCGCCAGTTCCATCCCCGGCGATTTCATTTTGCCGGAGATCCTCGTAGAGTTCATGGAAAAACATCCCGGCGTGAGCGTACAGGTCACGCAAGGCGATTCGCAGTCGGCGCTCGAGGATCTTTCCGACAAAAAGGCCGATCTTGCCGTGATCGGCTCCGACCGGAGCCTGCCGGGTTTCACCAGCCTGCCCTTTTATCACGACGAGCTGGTGCTGATCGTCAACCACAATCATCCGCTCGCCGCGAGAAAATACATCCCCATGGAAGAAATCGGCGGGCTCAAGCTCGTCGGGCGCACCTCCGGCTCGGGCAGCCGGCAGACGTGGGAGCGCATCTACAAGAGCCGCACGGGCACTTTCAAAGAGCCGGAGCTGCAGTTCGGTCACACCATGGGCGTGGTCAACGCCGTCGCTAACGGTGCCGAAGCGGGCATCGTCTCGCGTTTCGCCGCCCAAACCTCGCCGGCCGTCGCCGTGCTGACCTTCAAACCGGCAGTGTATCGCGCTTTTCATCTCGTCTACGGCCTGTGCGAGACCAAAGCCGTGGAAGTGTTGATCTCTTTCCTGATCCAGAAAGCCGAACAACAGCAGTTGAGTCAGCCGCAGTAG
- a CDS encoding helix-turn-helix transcriptional regulator: MTLGLRIRTLRKALKMTQQQLADATEVSRIYIQALESNRRSPSMKLLHRLADRLGVETSDLLEEFPRDTGGRLQLEELFAGPKPMEIWYRSHKLSEKDVHMVHRLIDAALSDWEGEPKRGRSRRARD, from the coding sequence ATGACTCTAGGTCTTCGGATCCGCACGCTTCGCAAGGCGCTCAAGATGACGCAGCAGCAGCTCGCCGACGCGACGGAAGTCAGCAGGATTTACATTCAGGCGCTCGAGAGCAACCGCCGCAGTCCTTCGATGAAACTGCTCCACCGTCTTGCCGACAGGCTCGGCGTGGAGACCTCGGACCTTCTCGAGGAATTTCCTCGCGACACCGGCGGTCGTCTGCAGCTGGAAGAGCTCTTCGCCGGTCCCAAGCCGATGGAGATCTGGTACCGCAGCCACAAGCTCTCCGAAAAGGACGTGCACATGGTCCACCGGCTGATCGACGCCGCTCTGTCGGATTGGGAAGGCGAGCCGAAGCGTGGCAGATCGAGAAGAGCGAGAGATTAG
- a CDS encoding ImmA/IrrE family metallo-endopeptidase produces the protein MADREEREISAEEDFVFPPPPRYIEPSILKEAAEWQGLDEFDALAKLEERVSLEVETARVPMSPDMWGFTYTNRELRRCRIHLNSRLPRFWQGFALFHEIHHLLHDSRGCYFWSQTNANMNAYEYQADQFAWAVLMREWGEGDGESEEFGE, from the coding sequence GTGGCAGATCGAGAAGAGCGAGAGATTAGCGCGGAAGAGGATTTCGTTTTTCCGCCGCCGCCCCGGTACATCGAGCCGTCGATCCTGAAAGAGGCGGCGGAGTGGCAGGGTTTGGACGAGTTCGACGCGCTGGCCAAGCTGGAAGAGCGCGTTTCTCTCGAGGTCGAGACGGCGCGCGTGCCGATGAGCCCCGACATGTGGGGTTTCACCTACACCAATCGCGAGCTGCGCCGCTGCCGCATCCACCTCAACAGCCGCCTGCCCCGCTTCTGGCAGGGCTTCGCCTTGTTCCACGAGATCCACCATCTGCTGCACGACAGCCGCGGCTGCTACTTCTGGTCGCAGACCAACGCCAACATGAACGCCTACGAATATCAGGCCGACCAGTTCGCCTGGGCCGTGCTGATGCGCGAGTGGGGCGAGGGCGACGGGGAGAGCGAAGAGTTCGGCGAGTGA
- a CDS encoding PDZ domain-containing protein, translated as MKKIFLFLCAFALASSAAAGFAYNIDVTVGGVRYTGRTFGNGVEYRVGGKVVGYAKTMGGVLTYTAPNNATLGTVRKVGNRWEYRDARNAPIARVEELGGRHTYKSANGSVIGYAVPLGGRTEYRAGNNAAIGSADTNTLPFRPIPLENYLKRQKKAPAAKGVCLTRITKLTPGGQAIGAGLQPGDFLITFAGKDWTIFDLLNASHEVMHPKVAEKVKSTREDDHLVMIVYRPVPGERDHAGGAIVALAPMNPGMKGYTYTTAADCEYYTVAGSKKYAAEIKAIYERWLEQEKAKAEQPAGAPEKSPEDGGAAGKSSALNAALRVLELLAAILG; from the coding sequence ATGAAAAAGATATTTCTGTTCCTCTGCGCTTTCGCGCTGGCGTCGTCCGCCGCCGCGGGTTTCGCCTATAACATCGACGTCACCGTCGGCGGCGTCAGGTACACGGGGCGCACGTTCGGCAACGGCGTCGAATACCGCGTGGGCGGCAAAGTCGTCGGCTACGCGAAGACAATGGGCGGCGTGCTGACCTACACCGCGCCGAACAACGCCACGCTCGGCACCGTGCGCAAAGTGGGCAACCGCTGGGAATATCGCGACGCCCGCAACGCCCCTATCGCCCGCGTGGAAGAGCTGGGCGGACGCCACACTTACAAGAGCGCGAACGGCAGCGTCATCGGCTACGCCGTGCCGCTCGGGGGCCGCACCGAATACCGCGCCGGCAACAACGCCGCGATCGGCAGCGCCGACACCAACACGCTGCCGTTCCGCCCCATCCCGCTGGAGAATTATCTGAAACGGCAAAAGAAAGCGCCCGCCGCCAAGGGCGTCTGCCTGACCCGCATCACCAAGCTGACGCCCGGCGGGCAGGCGATCGGCGCGGGGCTGCAGCCGGGCGATTTCCTGATCACCTTCGCGGGCAAGGACTGGACGATTTTCGACCTGCTGAACGCTTCTCATGAAGTAATGCATCCTAAAGTCGCTGAAAAGGTCAAATCGACCCGTGAAGACGACCATCTCGTCATGATCGTCTACCGTCCCGTCCCCGGCGAGCGCGACCACGCCGGCGGCGCGATCGTCGCGCTGGCGCCGATGAACCCCGGCATGAAAGGATATACCTACACCACGGCGGCGGACTGCGAATATTACACGGTCGCCGGATCGAAAAAGTATGCCGCCGAGATCAAGGCCATCTATGAGCGCTGGCTTGAACAGGAAAAAGCCAAGGCGGAACAGCCCGCCGGCGCTCCGGAGAAGTCGCCCGAAGACGGCGGCGCGGCCGGGAAAAGCTCCGCTTTGAACGCCGCGCTTCGTGTGCTTGAACTGTTGGCCGCCATCCTTGGCTGA